The Stigmatella aurantiaca DW4/3-1 genome contains the following window.
CCGCCTTGGACGTGTTCCTCACCCAGTGCGCCCGGATGGTGCACGCGGTGGCGGGCTTCGTGCTGGTGCGGGGCACGCGGGGCCCGGTGCTGACCCGGGTGCTGGGCACGCAGGGCGCGGACGTCTTCGAGGTGGCGAAGGAGACGGGCCCGCTCCGGCAGCCGGAAGGGCGGATGCTCTTCTGCACGCAGCTGACGCTCGGCAAGCTGAACCTGGGCGCGATGGGGCTCGTGGTGGAGGGGCGCTTCGAGGATGGTGGCCAGCTGGTGATGGGGCTGGTGGAAGCCATTGGGGAGCAGCTCGACTCGGCCATGCTGGGCTTCCTGGCGCTGATGGATGGGGAGAGTGTGCTGGAGCGCCTGGACTCCCTGGCGGTGGACGATGACGCCACGCCGGTGCCGCAGGGCCGCATCGGCCGCTACGAGGTGGTGACGCCGCTGGGCACGGGCGGCATGGCGCAGGTGCTGGTGGCCCGCGCCCGGGGGCCCGAGGGGCTGGGGCGCCTGGTGGCCCTCAAGCGCATCCTCCCGCACTTGTCCGCGGATCCCTCCATCGTGGGGCAGTTCCTGGATGAGGCCCGCATCGGCCTGCGCTTGGCACACCCCAACCTCGTCACCGTCTATGACATCGGCGAGGCGCAGGGGGCGTACTACATCGCGATGGAGCTGGTGCGCGGGATTGACCTGGACCGGCTGCTCCGGGCCGTGGAGGCCCCCTTGCCGCCGGCCGTGGCCGTGGCCGTGGTGGTGCAAGGGCTTCGCGGGCTGTACGCGGCGCACACCCTCCGGGGCGAGGACGGGGTGCCATTGAGCCTGGTGCACAGGGACCTGTCGCCCCACAACTTGATGGTGGGCTTCGACGGGCGCGTGAAGGTGCTCGACTTCGGCGTGGCCAAGGCCCGCTCCCAGCGCACGGTGACGTTGCCGGGCATCGTCAAGGGCAAGCCGCTTTACATGTCCCCGGAGCAGGCACGCGGCGCGCGGCTGGACGCGCGCAGTGACTTGTTCGCCATGGGCCTCATCCTCTACCAGGCCCTCACGGGCGAGCGCGCCTTCGACCGGGGCGAGGAGCTGGCCAGCATGTACGCCATCTGCGACGAAGCGCTGGCGCGGCCGGAAATCATCCCCCTGCCCCTCTGGGAAGTGATGGCGGTGGCGTTGGCCAAGCGCCCGGAGAAGCGCTTTCGTTCGGCTCAGGAGATGGCGGACCGGCTGGCCTCGGTGGTGGCTCCCATGCACGAGGAGGCGCTGTCCCGGCTCGTCTCGGGCCGCTTTCCGGACCGGGTGCGTGAGCTGGACCGGCTGGACCGCCCCTCCGCGGGCCAGACCCGGCCCGCGCGGACGCGCGCGCTCGCGACGGTGAAGACCCCGCGTTGAACCTTTCCGGAAAACACGTGAATCCCTTGCTCCTGACGCGAGGCGTCGGTGCGACGGGGTGTGGGGACATTCGTTGACCCCTGTGGAACAGGCGCTCACGATGGGGCGCACTCCGCACCAGGCCCAGTGCGCCGCGCGCAGCTGCAACCCTTCTCCTAACCGCTGGACGGAGCATTCCTCCATGAGCCCAGAACCCTTGCCGGACACCCCGGCACCCGTGACCGCCGAGTCGGCGGCCAAGCAGTACAAGATCTGGCAGGTCATCGCCGCCTCGGCCGCGGGAACGATGATCGAGTGGTACGACTTCTACATCTTCGGCAGCTTGGCCCCCATCATCTCGGGCCTCTTCTTCCCCAAGGACAACCCCACGGCGGGTTACCTGCTGACGTTGGCCACGTTCGCCACCGGGTTCGCGGTGCGTCCCTTCGGCGCGCTCTTTTTCGGGCGCATCGGCGACTTGGTGGGACGCAAGTACGCCTTCCTGGTGACGCTGCTGCTCATGGGAGGGGCCACCACCGTCATCGGCGTGCTGCCCACGTACACCCAGATTGGCATCGTGGCGCCCCTGCTGCTGGTGGTGATCCGGTTGCTCCAGGGGCTGGCCCTGGGCGGTGAATACGGTGGCGCGGCGGTGTACGTGGCCGAGCACTCACCCGATGAGCGGCGCGGCTTCTACACCTCGTTCATCCAGATTACCGCCACGCTGGGGCTCTTCGTCTCGCTGGCGGTCGTTCTCAGCGTGCGGCTGTTTCTGGGAGAGGAAGAGTTCAAGGCGTGGGGTTGGCGAATTCCCTTCCTGTTGTCCGCGCTGTTGGTGGGCATGTCGCTCTACATCCGGCTGCGGCTGAAGGAATCGCCCATCTTCACGAAGCTCAAGAAGGAGGGAAAGACGTCGAGCGCTCCCATCAAGGACAGCTTCGGCAACAAGCGCAACTGGAAGGTCATCCTGCTGGCGCTGTTCGGTGCCACGGCGGGGCAGGGCGTCATCTGGTACACCGGCCAGTTCTACGCGCTGTTCTTCCTGCAGAACACGCTCAAGGTGTCCTTCGTTCACGCCAACATCATCGTCGCGGTGGCCCTGGCGCTGGCCATGCCGCTGTTCGTCTTCTTCGGGTCCCTGTCGGACCGCATCGGCCGCAAGAAGGTGATGATGGCGGGCAACCTGCTGGCGGCGCTGAGCTACTACCCCATCTACATGGGCATGAAAGCGTTCAGCGAGCCCTACAACCCCATCGCGCTCACCGGCCTTGTCTTCATCCAGGTGGTGTTCGTCACGCTCGTGTACGGCCCCATCGCGGCCTATCTGGTCGAAGCCTTCCCCGCGAAGATCCGCTACACCTCGTTGTCACTGCCCTACCACGTGGGCAACGGCGTCTTCGGTGGGTTGCTCCCCTTCATCGCCTCGGCGGTGACGGTGGCCACCGGCAACATCTACGCCGGGTTGCTGTACCCCATCGCCGTGGCGTCCATCACCTTCGTCGTGGGCAGCCTCTACCTCAAGGAGACGAAAGACGTCCGCATCTGGGAGGAGCTGGAGGCTTCTCGCAAGCCCGAGGCGTAAGGACGCGAGGCCTCCACTCCCCAGGCGCTGTCCGTGAAGCGCGGACAGCGCCCGCTTCCTCTCTTCACGCTCAGGAGCGGCGCAGGAGGGGATCGTCGTTGCTCAGGTCCAGCTTGCGGCCGGGTTCCTGGTCGCCGTCGATCTCCACGCGCTCCCGGCGGACCGTCTCGTCGATCTGGCGCTCGTCCTCGACGGCCTCCTTGCGGATGACGACTTCCTCCTCCACCACGGGACG
Protein-coding sequences here:
- a CDS encoding serine/threonine-protein kinase yields the protein MKAVSFPSLEAEVSFLRGLTAVHRMADDILEDCFERGLDLDTALDVFLTQCARMVHAVAGFVLVRGTRGPVLTRVLGTQGADVFEVAKETGPLRQPEGRMLFCTQLTLGKLNLGAMGLVVEGRFEDGGQLVMGLVEAIGEQLDSAMLGFLALMDGESVLERLDSLAVDDDATPVPQGRIGRYEVVTPLGTGGMAQVLVARARGPEGLGRLVALKRILPHLSADPSIVGQFLDEARIGLRLAHPNLVTVYDIGEAQGAYYIAMELVRGIDLDRLLRAVEAPLPPAVAVAVVVQGLRGLYAAHTLRGEDGVPLSLVHRDLSPHNLMVGFDGRVKVLDFGVAKARSQRTVTLPGIVKGKPLYMSPEQARGARLDARSDLFAMGLILYQALTGERAFDRGEELASMYAICDEALARPEIIPLPLWEVMAVALAKRPEKRFRSAQEMADRLASVVAPMHEEALSRLVSGRFPDRVRELDRLDRPSAGQTRPARTRALATVKTPR
- a CDS encoding MFS transporter, which encodes MSPEPLPDTPAPVTAESAAKQYKIWQVIAASAAGTMIEWYDFYIFGSLAPIISGLFFPKDNPTAGYLLTLATFATGFAVRPFGALFFGRIGDLVGRKYAFLVTLLLMGGATTVIGVLPTYTQIGIVAPLLLVVIRLLQGLALGGEYGGAAVYVAEHSPDERRGFYTSFIQITATLGLFVSLAVVLSVRLFLGEEEFKAWGWRIPFLLSALLVGMSLYIRLRLKESPIFTKLKKEGKTSSAPIKDSFGNKRNWKVILLALFGATAGQGVIWYTGQFYALFFLQNTLKVSFVHANIIVAVALALAMPLFVFFGSLSDRIGRKKVMMAGNLLAALSYYPIYMGMKAFSEPYNPIALTGLVFIQVVFVTLVYGPIAAYLVEAFPAKIRYTSLSLPYHVGNGVFGGLLPFIASAVTVATGNIYAGLLYPIAVASITFVVGSLYLKETKDVRIWEELEASRKPEA